One part of the Pelecanus crispus isolate bPelCri1 chromosome 20, bPelCri1.pri, whole genome shotgun sequence genome encodes these proteins:
- the APC2 gene encoding adenomatous polyposis coli protein 2 gives MSGSIASYDQLVRQVEALKKENSHLRRELEDNSNHLSKLENETSDMKEVLKHLQGKLEQEARVMVSSGQTEVLDQLKALQMDITSLYNLKFPLEAAGAGHSAEDSPPPPAPHRDGAGDLGRATLRLLEELDRERCFLLGEIEKEEKEKVWYYTQLQSLATRLDELPHVETFSMQMDLIRQQLEFEAQHIRSLMEERFGTADEMVQRAQIRASRLEQIDKELMEAQDKVQQPEPQLCGKVPGMEGDGSLDPPTHPEEGGSSLGSSKVEVVFWLLSMLATRDKDDMSRTLLAMSSSQESCLAMRKSGCLPLLIQILHDSDGEPGPPESPAGAKDARMRANAALHNIVFSQPDEGQAKKEMRVLHVLEQIRSYSETCWDWLQMQSRDGGRGPEGGAAPVPIEPQICQATCAIMKLSFDEEYRRAMNELGGLQAVAELLQVDYEMHKMTSDPLNLALRRYAGMALTNLTFGDVVNKATLCSRRGCMEAIVAQLGSDSEELHQVVSSILRNLSWRADINSKKVLREVGSVTALTRCALHAGKESTLKSVLSALWNLSAHSTENKAAICGVEGALGFLVSTLTYKCQSNSLAIIESGGGILRNVSSLVATREDYRQVLRDHNCLQTLLQHLRSHSLTIVSNACGTLWNLSARSPRDQELLWDLGAVSMLRNLIHSKHKMIAMGSAAALRNLLTNRPPKYKDAAVVSPGSCMPSLYMRKQKALEAELDAKHLAETFDTMEKQSLKSQSAKKPTRHMESLVKDYASDSGCFDDDEVPNISTGVETASASVLSMFLNSSFLQGQALPRALAQRRCPEPEKDGSGKPAEPKKPPLPEDDVSLAAEKLANKISSTVAKIDKLVEDISTMHTSSDDSFSLSSEDHCLDWQYGPEEVHEARAQSCSPCRLSDAGGFAKRESLSRAHTLLRLKTAYTSLSNDSLNSGSTSDGYCTKEHMKPCTRAAFLDYRDELQRFQKRPSRLDLKSILGGKPERVEPPALKGRDPAEPDKPEQRDLPERAKKTVTFPSPKALDKEPEWKKEAGSKLPPDPQVRTIKLSPSYQHVPLLESLAKSGMATGHHPSLLGRKQAWLPPALLQTAETLSKIPEKLPAHPPATTEQESVQKYSVEDTPICFSRCSSLSSLSSADNVLDGQSHSENDLDSDSSLEILEMEEGDGEGEDGRQEKEKVADLGPATPARISQPISIPFPKRDKVFLRESSPSRQEDLTPSSSSENYIQETPLVMSRCSSVSSLGSFESPSIASSIQSDPCSEMVSGTISPSELPDSPGQTMPPSRSKTPLFELGCQPEKETSQFNIQWENNVKKFMEITDFKERFQLPQDLDSMVYFTVEKPNENFSCASSLSALPLHEHYVQKDVELKLIPTFPEKNSLNFVAHEKREERREERYLEGRRRADRPEPPDDDDIEILKECISSAMPSRFRKVKTSLLSGQVLHPQTKKPVHVPVYMLVPAHAHPGVPKHLRATTRDLFKDDDSFTDSADGTPVNFSSAASLSDETLRYPAAEEAQHPRGPGCPAGVLPEGHHEAGSAGTVQARRAASSSSAPARLSSACKGKAGSSRSQGGEGKRGQPTPKSGPSLELEVGRTSGPPGRKDAPQEDGVAFQSLCHTTPTEEAVYCFYEQDSDELPEAGREVSGSRAQPGRAPRRERWGGSVPRREPEPSPRPAKAKPQNNLIADETPPCYSLSSSMSSLSDANLSDGGERGQPCGKAPRPWSAAAAGPAQGGSPSSPSLNSEDDLLQKCIGSAMPKRRRPSARRRMVERKQKPLGAGGRERKAEARHRPAEDASSDRGSDLDSVEWQAIQEGANSIVTWLHQAAASLSREPSSESDSILSFVSGLSVGSTLQLSLGRREKKQASSAASRDVARREHSKSRPERKDTPGVRPASRGTARTERSPAPTKPVPNLPVVFRGRTVIYMPSLAKDAPSPRATPKKSPAAKPEAPPAKNLSLSQQRSRSLHRLGKPPETGDLALPKRSTTPPARIGKGPPSSGSSRTSTPSQHAPKKLPSPSQLAKQGPPAAGKVGGSPSPPGAPARAPAPKSPAPKQSKTQKSPVRIPFMQKPSRKVLPGRGAMPVLEEQAAGGKARGSGPAGPGGGRLNLVRMASARSSGSDSDRSGFLRQLTFIKESSGLLLRHRAELPPAQPAASLPRRTSPQRSRAALPAVFLCSSRCEELKAAKAAAPSPRPLLPRAQPAGKVPAGAKPPRRTSSESPSRLPVKTSVPTPEPFKRYSSSPNISVARRTGSPSSVLSARSEASARRRQTEAAPGGQPAKPPVVVMKGTWRRIRDEDIPHILKSTLPSSALPLAGAGEEERPGTPSPRKTSDAVVQTEDFSTTKTNSSTSPTLETREGPPRSRAACDGEAPAPTKAALPISFGHEAPAGTFPASRHGSPSRAARVTPFNYVPSPMAVTAVADKVVEKIQA, from the exons ctctgcggGAAGGTGCCGGGCATGGAGGGAGACGGCAGCCTGGACCCCCCAACCCACCCCGAGGAGGggggcagcagcctgggcagcagcaaG GTGGAGGTGGTCTTCTGGCTCCTGTCCATGCTGGCCACGCGGGACAAGGACGACATGTCCCGCACGCTGCTGGCCATGTCCAGCTCGCAGGAGAGCTGCCTGGCCATGCGCAAGTcgggctgcctgcccctgctCATCCAGATCCTGCACGATTCGGATGGCGAGCCGGGGCCCCCCGAGAGCCCCGCCGGCGCCAAGGACGCCCGCATGCGTGCCAACGCCGCCCTCCACAACATTGTCTTCTCCCAGCCCGACGAGGGCCAGGCCAAGAAGGAGATGCGGGTGCTGCACGTGCTGGAGCAGATCCGCTCCTACTCGGAGACCTGCTGGGACTGgctgcagatgcagagcagGGACGGGGGCAGAGGCCCCGAGGGCGGTGCGG CGCCGGTGCCCATCGAGCCCCAGATCTGCCAGGCCACCTGTGCCATCATGAAGCTCTCCTTCGATGAGGAGTACCGGCGGGCCATGAACGAGCTGG GCGGGCTGCAGGCGGTGGCCGAGCTGCTGCAGGTGGACTACGAGATGCACAAGATGACGAGCGATCCCCTCAACCTGGCGCTGCGGCGCTACGCGGGGATGGCCCTCACCAACCTCACCTTCGGCGACGTGGTCAACAAG GCAACGCTGTGCTCCCGCCGGGGCTGCATGGAGGCCATCGTGGCTCAGCTGGGCTCTGACAGCGAGGAGCTGCAtcag GTGGTCTCCAGCATCCTGAGGAACCTTTCCTGGCGAGCTGACATCAACAGCAAGAAGGTGCTGCGGGAGGTGGGCAGCGTGACCGCGCTGACGCGGTGCGCGCTGCACGCCGGCAAG GAATCCACGCTGAAGAGCGTCCTGAGCGCGCTGTGGAACCTGTCGGCGCACAGCACGGAGAACAAAGCCGCCATCTGTGGGGTGGAGGGAGCCCTGGGCTTCCTGGTGAGCACCCTCACCTACAAGTGCCAGAGCAACTCGCTGGCCATCATCGAGAGCGGCGGCGGCATCCTCAGGAATGTCTCCAGCCTCGTCGCTACGCGGGAGGACTACAG GCAGGTGCTCCGGGACCACAACTGCCTGCAGACGCTGCTGCAGCACCTGCGCTCGCACAGCCTCACCATCGTCAGCAACGCCTGCGGCACCCTCTGGAACCTgtccgcccgcagcccccgcgaccaggagctgctctgggaCCTGGGGGCGGTCAGCATGCTGCGCAACCTCATCCACTCCAAGCACAAGATGATTGCCATGGGCAGCGCGGCCGCTCTTCGCAACCTCCTCACCAACCGGCCCCCCAAGTACAAGGACGCTGCCGTCGTCTCGCCGGGCTCCTGCATGCCCTCGCTCTACATGCGCAAGCAGAAGGCGCTGGAGGCCGAGCTGGATGCCAAGCACTTGGCCGAGACCTTTGACACCATGGAGAAGCAGAGCCTGAAGAGCCAGAGTGCCAAGAAGCCGACGCGGCACATGGAGAGCCTGGTAAAGGACTATGCCTCCGACTCCGGCTGCTTTGACGATGATGAGGTGCCCAACATCTCTACTGGCGTGGAGACGGCCAGTGCCTCTGTCCTCTCCATGTTCCTCaactcctccttcctccagggGCAGGCGCTGCCCCGGGCGCTGGCACAGAGGCGATGCCCGGAGCCGGAGAAGGACGGCAGTGGCAAGCCAGCTGAGCCCAAGAAGCCACCGCTGCCGGAGGACGATGTCTCGCTGGCCGCCGAGAAGTTGGCCAACAAGATCTCCAGCACGGTGGCCAAGATCGACAAGCTGGTGGAGGACATCTCCACCATGCACACGTCCTCGGATGACAGCTTCAGCCTCAGCTCGGAGGACCACTGCCTGGACTGGCAGTACGGCCCCGAGGAGGTGCACGAGGCACGTGCCCAGTCCTGCTCGCCGTGCCGCCTCTCGGACGCCGGCGGCTTCGCCAAGCGGGAGAGCCTGAGCCGGGCGCACACGCTGCTGCGGCTGAAGACCGCCTACACCAGCCTGTCCAACGACAGCCTCAACAGCGGCAGCACCAGCGACGGCTACTGCACCAAGGAGCACATGAAGCCCTGCACCAGGGCCGCCTTCCTTGACTACCGGGATGAACTGCAGCGGTTCCAGAAGCGGCCGAGCCGGCTCGACCTCAAGAGCATCCTGGGTGGCAAGCCAGAGCGGGTTGAACCCCCTGCGCTCAAGGGCAGAGACCCGGCCGAGCCGGACAAGCCGGAGCAGCGAGACCTGCCCGAACGGGCCAAGAAGACGGTGACTTTCCCCAGCCCCAAGGCGCTGGACAAGGAGCCTGAGTGGAAGaaggaggcaggcagcaagctCCCCCCCGACCCCCAGGTCCGCACCATCAAACTCTCCCCATCCTACCAGCACGTCCCCCTGCTTGAGAGTCTGGCCAAGAGCGGCATGGCCACCGGCCACCACCCCTCCCTCCTGGGCAGAAAGCAAGCCTGGCTCCCCCCTGCGCTGCTGCAGACGGCCGAGACCTTGAGCAAGATCCCGGAGAAGCTGCCCGCGCACCCACCAGCCACAACAGAGCAGGAGTCGGTGCAGAAATACTCGGTGGAGGACACCCCGATCTGCTTCTCCCGGTgcagctccctctcctccctctcctcagcTGACAATGTGCTGGATGGGCAGAGCCACAGCGAGAACGACCTGGACAGTGACTCCTCCCTGGAGATCCTGGAGAtggaggaaggggatggggaaggtgaggatgggaggcaggagaaggagaaggtaGCGGATCTGGGTCCAGCCACACCAGCGAGGATTTCCCAGCCCATCAGCATCCCCTTCCCGAAGCGCGACAAGGTCTTCCTGCGGGAGTCATCACCATCGCGCCAGGAGGACCTCACGCCCTCGAGCTCCTCGGAGAACTACATCCAGGAGACGCCGCTGGTGATGAGCCGCTGCAGCTCCGTCAGCTCCCTGGGCAGCTTCGAGAGCCCCTCCATCGCCAGCTCCATCCAGAGCGACCCTTGCAGCGAGATGGTCAGCGGCACCATCAGTCCCAGCGAGCTGCCCGACAGCCCTGGGCAGACCATGCCACCCAGCCGCAGCAAGACGCCCCTCTTCGAGCTGGGCTGCCAACCGGAGAAGGAGACCAGCCAGTTCAACATCCAGTGGGAGAACAATGTCAAGAAGTTCATGGAGATCACCGACTTCAAAGAACGTTTCCAGCTGCCCCAGGACCTGGACTCCATGGTCTACTTCACGGTGGAGAAACCCAACGAAAACTTCTCCTGCGCCTCCAGCCTGAGCGCCCTGCCCCTCCACGAGCACTATGTCCAGAAGGACGTGGAGCTCAAGCTGATACCCACATTCCCAGAGAAGAACAGCCTGAATTTTGTGGCTCATGAGAAGCGGGAGGAGCGGCGGGAGGAGCGGTACCTGGagggccggcggcgggccgaccgccccgagccccccgaCGACGACGACATCGAGATCCTGAAGGAGTGCATCAGCTCCGCCATGCCCTCCCGCTTCCGCAAGGTGAAGACCTCCCTGCTCTCTGGCCAGGTCCTGCACCCCCAGACAAAGAAGCCGGTGCACGTCCCTGTCTACATGCTGGTGCCAGCCCACGCGCACCCCGGCGTCCCCAAGCACCTGCGTGCCACCACCCGCGACCTCTTCAAGGACGACGACTCCTTCACCGACTCGGCTGATGGGACCCCCGTCAACTTCTCCAGCGCTGCCTCGCTGAGTGACGAGACCCTGCGCTACCCGGCCGCCGAGGAGGCTCAGCATCCCCGCGGCCCTGGGTGCCCGGCAGGCGTCCTGCCCGAGGGGCATCACgaggcgggcagcgccggcacTGTCCAGGCCAGGAGAGCCGCCTCCAGCAGCTCGGCGCCTGCCCGGCTGAGCTCAGCCTGCAAAGGGAAAGCGGGGTCGAGCCGTAGCCAAGGCGGGGAGGGGAAGCGGGGCCAACCCACCCCGAAAAGCGGACCGAgcctggagctggaggtggggaGGACCAGTGGTCCCCCCGGGAGGAAGGATGCTCCCCAGGAGGATGGGGTGGCCTTCCAGTCACTGTGCCACACCACGCCGACCGAGGAAGCTGTCTACTGCTTCTACGAGCAGGACTCGGACGAGCTGCccgaggcaggcagggaggtgtccggcagcagagcccagcccggccgggcACCCAGGAGGGAGCGCTGGGGTGGCTCTGTCCCCCGGAGGGAGCCCGAGCCCAGTCCCCGGCCGGCGAAGGCGAAACCACAGAACAACCTCATCGCCGACGAGACGCCACCATGCTACTCCCTCAGCTCCTCCATGAGCTCCCTGAGCGATGCCAACCTCTCCgacggcggggagcggggccagcCCTGTGGCAAAGCCCCCCGGCCGTGGTCGGCcgcagcagcggggccggcaCAGGGGggctcccccagctcccccagcctcaaCTCGGAGGATGACCTGCTGCAGAAGTGCATCGGCTCCGCCATGCCCAAGCGCCGGCGGCCCTCGGCTCGCCGGAGGATGGTGGAGCGCAAGCAGAAGCCGCTGGGCGCCGGCGGGAGGGAGCGGAAAGCGGAGGCGAGGCATCGTCCCGCTGAGGACGCCAGCTCCGACCGGGGCTCCGACCTGGACAGCGTGGAGTGGCAAGCCATCCAGGAAGGTGCCAACTCCATTGTCACCTGGTTGCAccaggctgctgcctccctctcACGGGAGCCTTCCTCCGAGTCCGACTCCATCCTCTCCTTCGTGTCAGGGCTCTCGGTCGGGTCCACCCTGCAGCTCTCCCTGGGCAGGCGGGAGAAGAAACAGGCCAGCAGTGCAGCCAGCCGGGATGTGGCGAGGAGGGAGCACAGCAAGAGCCGCCCAGAGAGGAAGGACACGCCGGGTGTCCGACCCGCCAGCCGTGGAACTGCCAGGACGGAGCGGAGCCCGGCGCCCACCAAGCCAGTGCCCAATCTGCCCGTGGTCTTCCGTGGCAGGACCGTCATCTACATGCCCAGCCTGGCCAAGGATGCCCCCAGCCCGCGGGCCACCCCGAAGAAAAGCCCCGCGGCGAAGCCTGAGGCACCGCCGGCCAAAAACCTCTCCCTGAGCCAGCAGCGCTCACGGAGCCTGCACCGGCTGGGCAAGCCCCCCGAAACTGGGGACCTGGCGCTGCCCAAGAGGAGCACGACACCTCCTGCCCGCATCGGCAAGGGACCCCCCTCCTCGGGCTCCTCCCGCACCTCCACGCCCTCCCAGCACGCCCCCAAGAAGCTGCCGTCGCCCTCCCAGCTCGCCAAGCAGGGTCCCCCGGCTGCAGGCAAGGTGGGCGGCTCGCCCTCCCCGCCGGGAGCCCCGGCCAGAGCCCCAGCCCCCAAGTCCCCGGCCCCCAAGCAGTCCAAGACGCAGAAGTCGCCCGTCCGCATCCCCTTCATGCAGAAGCCCAGCAGGAAGGTgctgccgggccggggggcCATGCcggtgctggaggagcaggcGGCCGGTGGCAAGGCGCGGGGCAGCGggccagcggggccggggggcggccggctcAACCTGGTGCGGATGGCGTCCGCCCGTTCCAGCGGGAGCGACTCGGACCGCTCCGGCTTCCTGCGCCAGCTTACCTTCATCAAGGAATCCTCGGGCCTGCTGCTGCGGCACCGCGCCGAGCTCCCCCCGGCGCAGCCGGCGGCCTCGCTGCCTCGCCGCACCTCCCCGCAGCGCAGCCGCGCCGCCCTCCCGGCCgtcttcctctgctcctcccGCTGCGAGGAGCTCAAGGCAGCCAAGGCAGCGGCCCCCAGCCCACGgcccctcctgcccagggcccaGCCTGCCGGCAAAGTCCCTGCCGGTGCCAAGCCGCCACGGAGGACCAGCTCCGAGAGCCCGTCCCGGCTGCCGGTGAAGACCAGCGTCCCCACGCCTGAGCCCTTCAAGAGGTACTCGTCCTCGCCCAACATCAGCGTGGCGCGGAGGACGGGCAGCCCTTCCTCCGTCCTCTCCGCCCGCTCCGAGGCTtcggcgcggcggcggcagaCCGAGGCGGCGCCCGGCGGGCAGCCGGCGAAGCCGCCGGTGGTGGTGATGAAGGGCACATGGCGGAGGATTCGGGACGAAGACATCCCCCACATCCTCAAGAGCACGCTGCCCTCCTCCGCCCTGCCGCTGGCGGGCGCCGGCGAGGAGGAGCGCcctggcacccccagccccaggaagACCAGCGACGCCGTGGTGCAGACCGAGGACTTCTCCACCACCAAGACCAACTCCAGCACCTCTCCCACGCTGGAGACCCGCGAGGGGCCCCCGCGCAGCCGCGCCGCCTGCGATGGCGAAGCCCCGGCCCCCACCAAAGCCGCACTGCCCATCTCCTTCGGCCACGAGGCACCGGCCGGGACCTTCCCTGCCAGCCGGCACGGCTCCCCGAGCAGAGCTGCCCGTGTCACCCCCTTCAACTacgtccccagccccatggcggTGACGGCGGTGGCCGACAAGGTGGTGGAGAAAATCCAGGCTTGA